From the genome of Homalodisca vitripennis isolate AUS2020 chromosome 8, UT_GWSS_2.1, whole genome shotgun sequence, one region includes:
- the LOC124367328 gene encoding protein MCM10 homolog isoform X2, translated as MDFENDLEELSKLFESDTLEEPANVHEPCDQPGTVRSKKVNKTPAKSIIEHPKFHTKSEIHNGDTDSSDDEDNKYTENQTYTEAGRTIKNVLKKQSNSSTNYFESPSWKTKKTTLASLSSSPPVLPKTAASKDIYSDPFFGIRIINPLVSSQVLQERMVGKTPVTFSKLVKHIQTGEKSSDWVLAGVIVSKFIKTSQKGNPYACWTLSDLREGLTTVSVFLFGKAYKELWKTSTHIVVGILNATLLDNKESSRDIAALSVLNPDQIMIWGQSKDLGVCKARKKNGEPCTSFVNKNQCEFCVYHVKQEYRKFTGRAELQASWGGGLNELKNKVLGKNEVFYGGKSFTAVKSKPNRKQIAKDKTRLSQLFNKCESRFGPESLPMAKPSSQVQSARVQLMKDAERLQKLTGSPATRSALTLEGLGMPKKEEKQSGSPKYSANSLLAKGKPEIKKEISGPLHKHFSGLNDSDNKLKEEKLRSKPINIVEKLKEKRLLDSANESRTKSKSDNVISSPLSDPQHQPKTPTGKKLPSKNRFESLTKLSSVHSKTSESSNVNKINSQVTPKRQKPEKASMLDVSFEFDNESENKIFTSTPDKTNLTSQFKTNNSSAGKCVIDSLQSDKGKRQSRVPVLTPNTNSKSPSEKTQTSPLCERKPPSKYESMLNTRCDTNNQKLTDKVGSVKKTDKDLTSPEYSKKRMQDIVHTNSPKLSEFGSLSLSVPIRSSSAKMKALKYVKLNGPIKKEDPSAKKDKVELNQEKKRKRTDDEDGDRGEKSQLSQRFIELMNASSKHEDLITNAENQAIDDYYDKMEKKEKMEEKMLTTYKMDCKAFRCLKCKYKWFSPSELCKAEKHPIKVISAVKRFFECHNCRNRTVSLEVIPLHNCKNCGQANWKRAAMMRERKSATVHLSIRGGEQTFMNSVVTDTNLDLLVPDS; from the exons A TGGATTTTGAAAATGATTTGGAGGAGCTGTCAAAACTTTTTGAGTCTGATACGTTGGAAGAGCCGGCCAACGTGCATGAACCATGTGACCAGCCAGGCACAGTTCGTTCCAAAAAAGTCAATAAAACTCCAGCAAAATCTATTATTGAACATCCTAAATTCCACACAAAGAGTGAGATTCACAATGGCGATACAGATTCTTCAGACGATGAGGACAACAAGTATACTGAAAACCAAACCTATACTGAAGCAGGCCGGACTATTAAAAATGTGCTGAAAAAGCAGTCAAATTCTTCTACTAACTATTTTGAAAGTCCATCGTGGAAGACAAAGAAGACAACATTGGCTTCTTTGAGTTCAAGCCCACCAGTGCTACCAAAGACTGCTGCTAGTAAGGACATTTATAGTGATCCTTTCTTTGGAATTCGAATCat AAATCCCTTGGTATCGTCTCAGGTTCTACAGGAGAGAATGGTCGGCAAAACTCCTGTCACATTCAGCAAGCTCGTGAAACACATCCAAACCGGTGAGAAATCCAGCGACTGGGTGCTCGCCGGCGTTATTGTGTCTAAATTCATCAAAACCTCTCAAAAG GGCAACCCTTATGCTTGCTGGACGCTTAGCGATTTAAGGGAGGGACTCACCACTGTGTCTGTCTTCCTCTTTGGTAAAGCGTACAAAGAGCTGTGGAAGACCAGTACACACATCGTAGTTGGGATTCTGAATGCAACTCTGCTTGATAATAAAGA GAGCTCTCGCGACATTGCTGCCTTGTCCGTGCTTAATCCTGACCAAATCATGATTTGGGGCCAGTCCAAGGATCTGGGAGTCTGTAAGGCACG AAAGAAGAATGGAGAGCCCTGCACATCCTTTGTGAACAAGAACCAATGTGAATTCTGCGTGTACCATGTGAAGCAAGAATACCGGAAGTTCACTGGTCGTGCTGAACTCCAAGCGTCCTGGGGAGGAGGTCTGAACGAACTCAAAAACAAAGTTCTCGGCAAGAACGAG GTGTTTTACGGTGGAAAAAGTTTCACTGCTGTCAAGTCGAAGCCTAACCGGAAGCAAATCGCGAAGGACAAGACTCGTCTGAGCCAACTATTCAACAAATGTGAGAGTCGCTTTGGGCCTGAGTCTCTGCCGATGGCAAAACCTTCGAGCCAAGTCCAGTCAGCTCGTGTTCAGTTGATGAAAGATGCCGAACGACTGCAAAAGTTGACAGGCTCTCCTGCCACACGGAGTGCACTGACTTTGGA agGACTAGGAATGcctaaaaaagaagaaaaacaaagtgGTTCTCCTAAATATTCTGCAAATTCTTTACTGGCGAAAGgaaaacctgaaataaaaaaagaaattagtgGGCCACTCCATAAACATTTTTCAGGTCTAAATGATAGTGATAATAAACTAAAAGAAGAAAAGTTACGCAGCAAGCCTATAAACATTGTTGAAAAACTGAAAGAGAAAAGATTACTGGACTCTGCAAATGAAAGTAGAACTAAAAGTAAATCTGATAATGTGATTAGTTCCCCATTATCAGATCCCCAACACCAGCCTAAAACACCTACTGGGAAGAAATTGCCGTCGAAAAACAGATTTGAAAGCTTAACAAAATTATCGAGTGTACACAGTAAAACAAGCGAATCCAGCAAcgtaaataaaatcaattctcAAGTCACGCCGAAGCGTCAGAAGCCAGAAAAAGCAAGTATGCTTGATGTCAGCTTCGAATTTGATAATGAAagcgaaaataaaatatttaccagtACTCCTGATAAAACTAATCTAACAAGTCAGTTCAAAACGAACAATAGTTCAGCAGGAAAGTGTGTTATTGACAGTTTACAGAGTGATAAAGGTAAAAGGCAATCGAGAGTTCCTGTTTTGACACCAAATACAAACAGTAAGAGTCCTAGTGAAAAAACCCAGACAAGTCCGTTGTGTGAGAGAAAACCTCCCTCGAAATACGAGTCCATGTTGAACACCAGGTGTGACACAAATAATCAGAAGTTAACGGACAAAGTGGGGTCAGTTAAGAAGACCGATAAAGACTTAACTTCTCCTGAATATTCCAAGAAGAGAATGCAGGACATAGTCCACACCAATTCGCCCAAGCTCAGCGAGTTTGGGAGTCTCAGCTTGTCTGTACCTATTCGTTCCAGCAGTGCTAAG ATGAAAGCACTGAAGTATGTCAAACTTAATGGGCCCATAAAAAAGGAAGACCCAAGTGCGAAAAAAGATAAAGTTGAGTTGAATCAAGAAAAGAAAAGGAAGAGGACTGACGACGAAGACGGTGATCGTG GAGAGAAAAGTCAGCTCAGTCAACGCTTCATTGAACTCATGAACGCATCGTCCAAACACGAGGATCTGATCACAAACGCGGAAAATCAAGCAATTGACGACTACTATGATAAGATGGAGAAGAAGGAGAAGATGGAAGAGAAGATGTTGACCACTTATAAAATGGACTGTAAAGCGTTCCGTTGTTTGAAG TGCAAGTACAAATGGTTCTCGCCATCCGAGCTGTGCAAGGCAGAGAAACATCCGATCAAGGTTATCAGTGCGGTGAAACGGTTCTTTGAGTGTCACAATTGTCGCAACCGAACCGTTTCACTGGAGGTGATCCCGCTGCACAACTGCAAGAACTGTGGACAGGCCAACTGGAAGCGGGCGGCCATGATGCGG
- the LOC124367328 gene encoding protein MCM10 homolog isoform X1: protein MDFENDLEELSKLFESDTLEEPANVHEPCDQPGTVRSKKVNKTPAKSIIEHPKFHTKSEIHNGDTDSSDDEDNKYTENQTYTEAGRTIKNVLKKQSNSSTNYFESPSWKTKKTTLASLSSSPPVLPKTAASKDIYSDPFFGIRIINPLVSSQVLQERMVGKTPVTFSKLVKHIQTGEKSSDWVLAGVIVSKFIKTSQKGNPYACWTLSDLREGLTTVSVFLFGKAYKELWKTSTHIVVGILNATLLDNKESSRDIAALSVLNPDQIMIWGQSKDLGVCKARKKNGEPCTSFVNKNQCEFCVYHVKQEYRKFTGRAELQASWGGGLNELKNKVLGKNEVFYGGKSFTAVKSKPNRKQIAKDKTRLSQLFNKCESRFGPESLPMAKPSSQVQSARVQLMKDAERLQKLTGSPATRSALTLEGLGMPKKEEKQSGSPKYSANSLLAKGKPEIKKEISGPLHKHFSGLNDSDNKLKEEKLRSKPINIVEKLKEKRLLDSANESRTKSKSDNVISSPLSDPQHQPKTPTGKKLPSKNRFESLTKLSSVHSKTSESSNVNKINSQVTPKRQKPEKASMLDVSFEFDNESENKIFTSTPDKTNLTSQFKTNNSSAGKCVIDSLQSDKGKRQSRVPVLTPNTNSKSPSEKTQTSPLCERKPPSKYESMLNTRCDTNNQKLTDKVGSVKKTDKDLTSPEYSKKRMQDIVHTNSPKLSEFGSLSLSVPIRSSSAKMKALKYVKLNGPIKKEDPSAKKDKVELNQEKKRKRTDDEDGDRVGEKSQLSQRFIELMNASSKHEDLITNAENQAIDDYYDKMEKKEKMEEKMLTTYKMDCKAFRCLKCKYKWFSPSELCKAEKHPIKVISAVKRFFECHNCRNRTVSLEVIPLHNCKNCGQANWKRAAMMRERKSATVHLSIRGGEQTFMNSVVTDTNLDLLVPDS, encoded by the exons A TGGATTTTGAAAATGATTTGGAGGAGCTGTCAAAACTTTTTGAGTCTGATACGTTGGAAGAGCCGGCCAACGTGCATGAACCATGTGACCAGCCAGGCACAGTTCGTTCCAAAAAAGTCAATAAAACTCCAGCAAAATCTATTATTGAACATCCTAAATTCCACACAAAGAGTGAGATTCACAATGGCGATACAGATTCTTCAGACGATGAGGACAACAAGTATACTGAAAACCAAACCTATACTGAAGCAGGCCGGACTATTAAAAATGTGCTGAAAAAGCAGTCAAATTCTTCTACTAACTATTTTGAAAGTCCATCGTGGAAGACAAAGAAGACAACATTGGCTTCTTTGAGTTCAAGCCCACCAGTGCTACCAAAGACTGCTGCTAGTAAGGACATTTATAGTGATCCTTTCTTTGGAATTCGAATCat AAATCCCTTGGTATCGTCTCAGGTTCTACAGGAGAGAATGGTCGGCAAAACTCCTGTCACATTCAGCAAGCTCGTGAAACACATCCAAACCGGTGAGAAATCCAGCGACTGGGTGCTCGCCGGCGTTATTGTGTCTAAATTCATCAAAACCTCTCAAAAG GGCAACCCTTATGCTTGCTGGACGCTTAGCGATTTAAGGGAGGGACTCACCACTGTGTCTGTCTTCCTCTTTGGTAAAGCGTACAAAGAGCTGTGGAAGACCAGTACACACATCGTAGTTGGGATTCTGAATGCAACTCTGCTTGATAATAAAGA GAGCTCTCGCGACATTGCTGCCTTGTCCGTGCTTAATCCTGACCAAATCATGATTTGGGGCCAGTCCAAGGATCTGGGAGTCTGTAAGGCACG AAAGAAGAATGGAGAGCCCTGCACATCCTTTGTGAACAAGAACCAATGTGAATTCTGCGTGTACCATGTGAAGCAAGAATACCGGAAGTTCACTGGTCGTGCTGAACTCCAAGCGTCCTGGGGAGGAGGTCTGAACGAACTCAAAAACAAAGTTCTCGGCAAGAACGAG GTGTTTTACGGTGGAAAAAGTTTCACTGCTGTCAAGTCGAAGCCTAACCGGAAGCAAATCGCGAAGGACAAGACTCGTCTGAGCCAACTATTCAACAAATGTGAGAGTCGCTTTGGGCCTGAGTCTCTGCCGATGGCAAAACCTTCGAGCCAAGTCCAGTCAGCTCGTGTTCAGTTGATGAAAGATGCCGAACGACTGCAAAAGTTGACAGGCTCTCCTGCCACACGGAGTGCACTGACTTTGGA agGACTAGGAATGcctaaaaaagaagaaaaacaaagtgGTTCTCCTAAATATTCTGCAAATTCTTTACTGGCGAAAGgaaaacctgaaataaaaaaagaaattagtgGGCCACTCCATAAACATTTTTCAGGTCTAAATGATAGTGATAATAAACTAAAAGAAGAAAAGTTACGCAGCAAGCCTATAAACATTGTTGAAAAACTGAAAGAGAAAAGATTACTGGACTCTGCAAATGAAAGTAGAACTAAAAGTAAATCTGATAATGTGATTAGTTCCCCATTATCAGATCCCCAACACCAGCCTAAAACACCTACTGGGAAGAAATTGCCGTCGAAAAACAGATTTGAAAGCTTAACAAAATTATCGAGTGTACACAGTAAAACAAGCGAATCCAGCAAcgtaaataaaatcaattctcAAGTCACGCCGAAGCGTCAGAAGCCAGAAAAAGCAAGTATGCTTGATGTCAGCTTCGAATTTGATAATGAAagcgaaaataaaatatttaccagtACTCCTGATAAAACTAATCTAACAAGTCAGTTCAAAACGAACAATAGTTCAGCAGGAAAGTGTGTTATTGACAGTTTACAGAGTGATAAAGGTAAAAGGCAATCGAGAGTTCCTGTTTTGACACCAAATACAAACAGTAAGAGTCCTAGTGAAAAAACCCAGACAAGTCCGTTGTGTGAGAGAAAACCTCCCTCGAAATACGAGTCCATGTTGAACACCAGGTGTGACACAAATAATCAGAAGTTAACGGACAAAGTGGGGTCAGTTAAGAAGACCGATAAAGACTTAACTTCTCCTGAATATTCCAAGAAGAGAATGCAGGACATAGTCCACACCAATTCGCCCAAGCTCAGCGAGTTTGGGAGTCTCAGCTTGTCTGTACCTATTCGTTCCAGCAGTGCTAAG ATGAAAGCACTGAAGTATGTCAAACTTAATGGGCCCATAAAAAAGGAAGACCCAAGTGCGAAAAAAGATAAAGTTGAGTTGAATCAAGAAAAGAAAAGGAAGAGGACTGACGACGAAGACGGTGATCGTG TAGGAGAGAAAAGTCAGCTCAGTCAACGCTTCATTGAACTCATGAACGCATCGTCCAAACACGAGGATCTGATCACAAACGCGGAAAATCAAGCAATTGACGACTACTATGATAAGATGGAGAAGAAGGAGAAGATGGAAGAGAAGATGTTGACCACTTATAAAATGGACTGTAAAGCGTTCCGTTGTTTGAAG TGCAAGTACAAATGGTTCTCGCCATCCGAGCTGTGCAAGGCAGAGAAACATCCGATCAAGGTTATCAGTGCGGTGAAACGGTTCTTTGAGTGTCACAATTGTCGCAACCGAACCGTTTCACTGGAGGTGATCCCGCTGCACAACTGCAAGAACTGTGGACAGGCCAACTGGAAGCGGGCGGCCATGATGCGG